From the Estrella lausannensis genome, one window contains:
- a CDS encoding SEL1-like repeat protein: MNPFNFPYFQYPLFAPLNPGQALPPQPAPIAPGPHLQPLFQQAIPPQMAMANPMAFNPLPAMQTVPQAVFGGQVLPASAAPEPMQEEESKGVKRKLEDTATSGEATKKKRLKNSPLKLPAFREGYFNLDETLLLPNEKEDLTSKLGRQQALESEYGAALQDGWKLIFEGSTTQEERQAVVDLLEGLLQQGHARSAFALASLISKYPEGLKFRQENALSYYKKGAELGCGACSFSVGLILSKNCPDGKNSAEVADCWRVAAAIGSPRARLKYAQCLLQGVGVEADPAKALKLIEENAEILKQPLAEYRFARELRRGVHVTKDLSRAYKLLNRAAAKGNAKAALNLAVCLSKGEGTAVNKSKACALYKRYADYGRPTAQYNYSLMKFNGSGVEANVQEGIHYLQLSAAQDYPHALHALGLRYATGDGVPLDKMKAYELYKRAADVAGHVKSIFLLGKMFETGDGVECDIVKAFEYYVLAHKRGGPSQNKLESLTKVEMTSAGYDI, translated from the coding sequence ATGAATCCCTTTAATTTTCCCTATTTTCAATACCCACTTTTTGCCCCTTTGAACCCGGGACAGGCACTTCCTCCGCAGCCGGCGCCGATAGCGCCTGGTCCTCATTTGCAGCCTCTTTTCCAGCAGGCAATCCCGCCTCAGATGGCAATGGCAAATCCGATGGCTTTCAATCCGCTGCCTGCGATGCAGACCGTTCCCCAGGCAGTTTTTGGTGGGCAGGTACTCCCTGCCTCAGCTGCGCCGGAGCCGATGCAGGAAGAGGAGAGCAAAGGAGTAAAACGGAAGCTGGAAGACACGGCGACCTCCGGGGAAGCGACCAAAAAAAAACGCCTTAAAAACAGTCCTTTGAAGCTGCCTGCATTTAGAGAAGGATACTTTAATCTGGATGAAACCCTGCTGCTTCCCAACGAGAAAGAGGATCTAACCTCCAAACTTGGGAGGCAGCAAGCGCTTGAAAGCGAGTATGGAGCTGCTTTGCAAGACGGATGGAAATTGATCTTCGAGGGTTCAACAACGCAAGAGGAAAGGCAGGCAGTCGTCGATTTACTGGAAGGTCTGCTGCAGCAAGGGCATGCAAGAAGTGCTTTTGCTCTGGCTTCCTTGATTTCGAAATATCCTGAAGGCCTAAAATTTCGGCAAGAGAACGCCTTAAGCTACTACAAGAAGGGTGCGGAGCTTGGATGCGGTGCGTGCAGTTTTTCAGTGGGTCTAATTCTCAGCAAAAATTGCCCCGATGGCAAAAATAGTGCTGAAGTGGCGGATTGCTGGAGGGTGGCGGCAGCTATCGGAAGTCCCAGAGCACGCCTTAAATATGCTCAATGCCTTTTGCAGGGTGTAGGTGTCGAAGCCGATCCTGCCAAGGCACTCAAGCTGATTGAGGAGAACGCCGAAATTTTAAAACAGCCTCTAGCAGAGTATCGATTCGCACGTGAGCTGCGAAGGGGTGTACATGTCACTAAAGACTTGTCGCGTGCCTATAAACTTTTAAACAGGGCGGCTGCAAAGGGAAATGCTAAAGCAGCACTCAATCTTGCAGTGTGCTTGTCTAAAGGAGAGGGAACTGCCGTGAATAAATCGAAGGCGTGCGCCTTGTATAAGAGATACGCCGATTATGGGCGTCCAACGGCTCAGTATAACTATTCTCTGATGAAGTTCAACGGTAGTGGGGTGGAGGCCAATGTGCAAGAGGGTATTCACTATCTACAGCTTTCGGCCGCTCAGGATTACCCTCACGCGCTTCACGCTCTGGGCCTTCGTTACGCGACAGGAGATGGTGTTCCGCTGGATAAAATGAAGGCTTATGAACTCTATAAAAGAGCTGCAGATGTTGCAGGGCATGTGAAGTCTATTTTCCTGCTAGGGAAGATGTTCGAGACGGGTGACGGCGTCGAGTGTGATATTGTCAAAGCTTTTGAATACTATGTCTTAGCCCATAAGCGGGGTGGTCCCAGTCAAAATAAATTGGAGTCTCTCACGAAGGTGGAGATGACGAGTGCGGGGTATGACATTTAG